The following coding sequences are from one Paracoccus alcaliphilus window:
- a CDS encoding IS4 family transposase encodes MGQSWVETETAGCDLGDVRLNRRLEAMLEALGERPGKSLPTAFQDWSNTKAAYRFFANGNVSEDKILEGHFAASALRIRATDGPILILQDTTEFSFKRSAPEKVGFTTVSTGRKLKEGRYQKHAVCGLLMHASMAITPDGLPLGLTAAKFWSRSKFKGTAALKRKINPTRVPIEQKESMRWLDNLRLSTELTGVPERCVHIGDRESDIYELYCLSEELGTGFLVRSCVDRLAEDGGTTIAKVMAEVQSSGTHEVRFRDAQGKDHCAVLSVRHATMTVRPPIGKQRKYRHQNLQIIHAEELDPPEGRVPVFWKLITNLPVATHADAIHKLQWYALRWKIETFFRTLKTGCRIEELRLATADRLANCIALCCVVSWRVSWMTMLGREVPKASPAAVFTDAERQLLERTAPESKQKLPRDLDFYVRLVARLGGYLDRTSDAPPGTTVIWRGLSRLADLVEGARIAETPSSETYG; translated from the coding sequence ATGGGACAGAGTTGGGTGGAAACGGAAACGGCCGGATGCGATCTGGGAGATGTCAGGCTGAACAGGCGGCTTGAGGCAATGCTCGAGGCCCTCGGGGAACGGCCGGGAAAATCGCTGCCGACGGCATTCCAGGACTGGTCGAATACCAAGGCCGCCTACCGCTTCTTTGCTAACGGCAATGTCAGCGAGGACAAGATCCTCGAGGGCCATTTCGCTGCCTCTGCCCTGCGCATCCGGGCAACCGATGGTCCCATCCTGATCCTGCAGGACACCACGGAATTCTCCTTCAAGCGTTCGGCTCCGGAGAAGGTGGGGTTCACGACGGTGTCGACTGGACGCAAACTGAAGGAAGGTCGCTATCAGAAACATGCGGTCTGCGGGCTTTTGATGCATGCCAGCATGGCCATCACGCCGGATGGGCTGCCGCTCGGCCTGACGGCGGCCAAGTTCTGGTCGCGCAGCAAGTTCAAGGGAACCGCCGCTCTTAAACGGAAGATCAATCCGACCCGGGTGCCGATCGAACAGAAGGAAAGCATGCGCTGGCTCGACAATCTGCGCCTGTCCACCGAACTGACAGGGGTGCCAGAGCGCTGCGTGCATATCGGTGATCGGGAAAGCGACATATACGAACTCTACTGCCTGTCCGAAGAACTCGGGACCGGGTTCCTCGTCCGCAGCTGCGTCGACCGTCTGGCGGAGGATGGCGGCACGACCATTGCCAAGGTGATGGCAGAGGTGCAGTCCAGCGGCACCCACGAGGTCCGGTTCCGCGATGCGCAGGGCAAGGATCATTGCGCCGTGCTCTCGGTCCGGCACGCTACAATGACGGTCCGCCCGCCGATCGGAAAGCAGCGGAAATACCGGCATCAGAATCTTCAGATCATCCATGCCGAGGAGCTTGACCCGCCGGAAGGCCGGGTGCCCGTCTTCTGGAAGCTGATCACGAACTTGCCGGTGGCGACCCACGCGGACGCAATCCACAAGCTCCAATGGTATGCGCTGCGCTGGAAGATCGAGACATTCTTCCGGACCCTGAAGACCGGGTGCCGGATCGAAGAGCTGCGCCTGGCCACGGCTGATCGACTGGCAAACTGTATCGCGTTGTGCTGCGTCGTGTCCTGGCGCGTGTCATGGATGACGATGCTCGGCCGAGAGGTGCCGAAAGCATCGCCTGCTGCCGTCTTCACCGACGCCGAACGCCAACTGCTCGAGCGCACAGCGCCCGAGAGCAAGCAAAAGCTTCCGCGTGACCTCGATTTCTATGTCAGACTCGTCGCGCGGCTCGGCGGCTATCTCGATCGGACCTCCGATGCGCCACCAGGAACCACCGTCATATGGCGCGGCCTCTCCCGCCTCGCCGATCTTGTCGAAGGCGCTCGCATCGCCGAAACACCATCATCCGAGACATATGGGTAA
- a CDS encoding transposase, whose product MGVNGRTVTDVAREADLTRQHIYQWRQEMRRKGLWPVSGSALFVAVDEDAAGRSQPLAPGSVPMIEILLRNGRHVRCAETIDDRSLARLIRVLEAV is encoded by the coding sequence GTGGGTGTCAACGGCAGGACGGTGACGGATGTCGCGCGCGAGGCCGACCTGACGCGGCAACACATCTATCAGTGGCGCCAGGAGATGCGGCGCAAGGGGCTTTGGCCTGTCTCGGGTTCGGCGCTGTTTGTGGCGGTTGACGAAGATGCCGCTGGCCGCAGCCAGCCCCTGGCACCCGGGTCGGTGCCGATGATCGAGATATTGCTGCGCAACGGTCGGCATGTTCGTTGCGCCGAGACGATCGATGACCGATCTCTTGCGCGGCTGATCCGTGTGCTGGAGGCCGTATGA